The following DNA comes from Elusimicrobiota bacterium.
GAATCTTTGCGGAACCAATAGGCATACACGGCCCAGGTTCCGGTGATGACCGCCACGCCAATAAATACCCACAGATAATTCTTTACAAAGGCAGGCACAAAGGCCCCAATGACCATGCCCAGACTAAAGACGTAAAGCTTAAGGGCCGCAATGTCCACCGGGGACCATTTTTTTGTGATCAAGAGCTTCATATGTTACCTCCTTTTCATCCGCTGAACAATTTTGTTGACCACATTATTACGAATCCTCTTCCTTCATCGCTCCACATATTCCGCCGTCGATGGATTTTCCCAGCCAAGATCCCGAAGTGACCGGAGACTTTAGCAGGTTTTGGCCCCGAGTTCTTCCATTCTTGAACAATAATCTATTTTGATCACTTGTCGAAATTTAATGTTTCCGTCTATTTCGTTTGCCCTGTTCCATAATGTCCTTTCGAGTGCCTACTGGACCGGGGTACCTTGAAACGTTCTTTTCGTCTAAAGGAACAAAGTATCGAACGGGGTGTCGAACTGGCATTGGAACAAGGGGAGGATGACAATGAAACGAATCGTATTGGCGGTATTAGGGGTCGTGGTATTCACAGGAGAAGCCCGACTCTGGGCCGTGGATCTTATGGCATGGCCAGAAGAGGCCCGGGAGTCCTCCAGCTATTTATTGCCAATTTCATCCGGGCGCCGTTCTCTGACGTGGGCCCAGGGTGTACCCCCCGTCCGCAGCGATCTGACTCCACTCCAGCTCAAAGATATGCGACTTTCTGGGAAAATCTTAAATAACACAGCACAAGTCACGGCGGATTTTACTTTTTACAATCCGTTGGTCCATCGCATGGAGGGTGTCTTAATGCTCCCCCTGCCCGCGGATATTGTGATGACTGGGTTCGTTATGACCAATGGAGGAAAAGAAATGAAAGGGGAACTTCTTGAAGCCAACCAGGCTCAGGCAATATACGAAAACATTGTGCGCCAGATGCGGGACCCCGGTTTATTGCAACTTGTTGGACAGCGGTTGCTCCGCGCCCGGGTGTTTCCCATCGAGCCCCATGGCCAAATAGATGTGACAGTCACCTACAGCCAACTTCTCAATAAAACGGGGGACCTATACGAAATCACCTTGCTATTTACCCAGGCGACCGGAAACACGAAAATGACCCCCGCCAAAATCTCCATGGATATTGAAACGACAACATCGATCCGCCACCTCTATTCCCCTGTGAATGGCGTAGAAATATTGCGCCAAGGGGAAAACCGTGCCCAACTCACGTATCACGGGGACGCGGTTGGCCAGCCGTTCCAAGTTTTCTATGGAACCCAGGAGGACCCGTTGTCCGCCGGGTTGCTGGTTCATCGCGAAGCGGGGGAAGATGGATTTTTCATGCTCTCTCTTTCTCCGCGCCCGGGAAAAGGGGCTTCCGTCGTGGACAAAGACATCGTGTTCGTTCTGGATCGCTCCGGAAGCATGAACCAAAATGGG
Coding sequences within:
- a CDS encoding VWA domain-containing protein, which translates into the protein MKRIVLAVLGVVVFTGEARLWAVDLMAWPEEARESSSYLLPISSGRRSLTWAQGVPPVRSDLTPLQLKDMRLSGKILNNTAQVTADFTFYNPLVHRMEGVLMLPLPADIVMTGFVMTNGGKEMKGELLEANQAQAIYENIVRQMRDPGLLQLVGQRLLRARVFPIEPHGQIDVTVTYSQLLNKTGDLYEITLLFTQATGNTKMTPAKISMDIETTTSIRHLYSPVNGVEILRQGENRAQLTYHGDAVGQPFQVFYGTQEDPLSAGLLVHREAGEDGFFMLSLSPRPGKGASVVDKDIVFVLDRSGSMNQNGKMDQAKEALRFCLKSLGPKDRFGIVTFATSVDMFDDTLVGAREGKEKAMRYVDRIEASGGTNIEEGLKESLRLLKNSTDRAPMVFFITDGLPTIGETNFDQLLAKVNQAAVEGKTRLYVFGIGDDVNTLLLDRMAQENHGARDYVLPGETIENKVSTLYTKVARPALSDVQLNWTRAEVHDLFPRKINDLFYGEDLVVLGRYGHGGKATLTVSGWRGEQKETHTFNVSLPDRSVENGFIGRL